The Acidobacteriota bacterium DNA segment AGAGGGCCGGTGCCTTGGAGGCGTCATACGTGTTGGGCAGGAAGTTCGAGCCCTGGCCGCGCTCATCGAAGACGGCCCGGTAGTTGCTGAACCGCATGCCGAAGTCGAGCGTCAGGTTCGGCTTGATCTTCCAGTTGTCCTGGAGGTACCCCTCCATGGTCCTCGAGTTGTTCGCGCCTTCAGTCCATCGCGACGTCTGGGTGATATTGCTGAAGACGCCCAGCGCCGCGTTGGAAAAGCCGAATTGGCTGTCGAGCGGATTGAGGGTGTCGTTACCGAACGTGTAGGTCCCTTGCATACTCGACCGGCCATCCGTCTGCACGCTCTGGATGAAACTGAAACCGGCCTTCATCGTGTGGCGCCCTTTGACCTTGGTCACGCTCGCGTTGGCGCCGTTGGTGATCTGGGTCTGGATGAACTGCGCCCACGCGATGTTCGGCGGCGCATTGGTGACGCGGCTGCCCCACGCAAACGAGGGCACCATGTGGGCAGTTGTGCCGTCCCACCACGGCACGTCGACAGAGTTGAGGACTTGATACGCCCAGTACGATGGGTCGATGTTGAAGGCGTCGGGAAATATATACGGAAGGTCTCCCATGCCGTTATCGTTGCGGTTGGATTTCGGACTGGTCGCAAGCCCGCCCTGCGAGCCGCAGAAGGTCGGCGAACCCCCTGGAACCGAGCAGCCCGACTGGGCGTGGCTGTTCCGGCTGTAGTTGACCTCGACGTAGGTCGTCGAATTGACGCTCCAGTTGACGTTGTACATCTGCCCGTAGATGCCAATGTTGTTTACCGTGATGTCGGTGAAGCCGGGGATGTTCTGCGGGAAGTCCCTGGTCGGCTGCTGATAGATCGCGACCCGGGCCGAGGCGCGCAGATTACTTAACGCCTGGTAGTCGAGCTTCAAGACGGGCGCGTAGCCGTTCGCATCGACTTTGGGCGTCAGGGTTTGATAGTTGTACGCCACGCCCGCGACCGTCGGCAGGTTCGGTTCCGGATACCACTTCAGGATATTCAGACCCGTCTGGTAGAGCCGGTTCGCCGGGATCTTGCCCAGCACGCCGCCGTCCTTGAAGCAGGCCGTGGTGTTCGCGGCAGAGCAGGTGCCCGAGATGAGCGGGTCCTTGATGTACGGATACAGGTTGCCGTTGTTGTCCAAGGTCTGGGAAAAGTCGCCTTGCCGCTCCAGCAGCGTGGGCATGCGATAGCTGACGACCGAGCCGGCCCTAGTCCGCGGGTTGAACTCCAGGTTGAAGAAGAAGAACAGCTTGTTGTTGTGGCCGGGTTTGCCGACCGGGCCGCCGAGCGACCCGCCATAATCCTTCTCATTACTCAGCGGCTTCGGGTCACCATTGAGGATGTTGGTCTTGCTGTTGGAGTTCCAATCGGAGTTCCGTGCCACGTAATACAACCCGCCGCGCAAGTCGTTGGTCCCGCTCTTGGTGACGACGTTTACCTGCATTCCGGCGGACCGGCCGTACTCCGCCTGATAGCTGGACGTGACGGCCTTGACTTCACTCACCGAGTCGACGCTGACTTTCATCGACTGGCGATTGATGCCCGGGTCCATGTTGACCGCCCCGTCAACCATGAAGGTCGTTTGGCCCGCGCCACCCAGGACCTGCACCGTGGTCAACGTATCGGTTGATACCTGGACGCCAGGCGTCAGCTGGAGCAGCGCGCCAAAGTCGCGGCCCAGGATTGGAAGGGACGCCATCTGCTGGTTGGTCACCGTAAACGACTTTTCACCGCTCACGGCCTGAACCAGCGAGACCTCGCCTTTCACGATGACGGTCTCTGCGGCTCCGCCGATCTCGATGGTCAGCTTGCCAATGCTCGTGACCGGCCCGGAGCTGATGTCGAAGCCCGACTTCTGCAGCTTCTTGAACGACGGTATCTCGACCGTCACCGTATACCTGTCCGGGGGGAGGTTCGGGAACACGAACACCCCCGCCCCACTGGTGACAGTTGTGCCGAGCGTGGTACCTTTCGTCTCGCTGGAGAGGACAACGGTGGCTCCAGGAATCGCTCCTCCCTGGGTGTCCACCACGGAACCCGTCAAGCCGCCCGTGGCCTGTGCCGATGCGGAAGCCGCCATCGTCAGTACGAAGAGCGCGACGGCGACACCGGTGCTGATCAACGGCTTGACGTGCCCGCCCAGGTCTTCAGGCGCCGTACTCGCGATGCGCCGAGAGTGTGTCCACTTCATGATTGTGCCTCACCCATGCGATGGTTGATATTATTCCGTCGACCTTCCTGGCCTTCCGCTGATCGAATAGTGTTCTTCGAACTTCTCGGCGCAAAACTGCGCGGCCCTCTCTAGACGCGCGAAGTCACGGGAAACCGGAGTCGCTGGCGACGAACCGCTTCAGCAGGGTAACGAACTTTTAATGCCGGCAAGGTAGCGCCGACTTCACTGAATTCAAAGTGTTTAACGGTACTGCTACGGTATCGCGCCACTGGCCGAGAAGAGAGGGGTCTCAACTCAGCCCTCTACTCACGGCAGGCTCGCATGGAAATGTGCGCCGCAGCGCGTCGCGCCACCTGTCGGACTGTAACCGTGACGGTACCGTTAACTGCGGCGCGCTTCGGCCTGGCCGACTTAGACTGACCCGCTGGCCGCCTGACTCCGTAAGAACGCCCTGCTGTGAGAACTGGACGTCACAACGCGGCGTGGCCAGGGCCTTGAATGGCGGGGGCCACCGCTACCCGTGGAGGTGCCGTACTCTTTCGGCACGCTTTGGCAGCGTCCAGGGGAAGATCGCATGTCGTTGGAGAAGCTTGCTGCCCTCAAGGAGGCGCCATGAAACGACTCGTCCGTCAAGCGACCCTTGCGCTGATGGTGGGTTCCATCGTGTTGGCGACAGCGGCC contains these protein-coding regions:
- a CDS encoding TonB-dependent receptor, with translation MKWTHSRRIASTAPEDLGGHVKPLISTGVAVALFVLTMAASASAQATGGLTGSVVDTQGGAIPGATVVLSSETKGTTLGTTVTSGAGVFVFPNLPPDRYTVTVEIPSFKKLQKSGFDISSGPVTSIGKLTIEIGGAAETVIVKGEVSLVQAVSGEKSFTVTNQQMASLPILGRDFGALLQLTPGVQVSTDTLTTVQVLGGAGQTTFMVDGAVNMDPGINRQSMKVSVDSVSEVKAVTSSYQAEYGRSAGMQVNVVTKSGTNDLRGGLYYVARNSDWNSNSKTNILNGDPKPLSNEKDYGGSLGGPVGKPGHNNKLFFFFNLEFNPRTRAGSVVSYRMPTLLERQGDFSQTLDNNGNLYPYIKDPLISGTCSAANTTACFKDGGVLGKIPANRLYQTGLNILKWYPEPNLPTVAGVAYNYQTLTPKVDANGYAPVLKLDYQALSNLRASARVAIYQQPTRDFPQNIPGFTDITVNNIGIYGQMYNVNWSVNSTTYVEVNYSRNSHAQSGCSVPGGSPTFCGSQGGLATSPKSNRNDNGMGDLPYIFPDAFNIDPSYWAYQVLNSVDVPWWDGTTAHMVPSFAWGSRVTNAPPNIAWAQFIQTQITNGANASVTKVKGRHTMKAGFSFIQSVQTDGRSSMQGTYTFGNDTLNPLDSQFGFSNAALGVFSNITQTSRWTEGANNSRTMEGYLQDNWKIKPNLTLDFGMRFSNYRAVFDERGQGSNFLPNTYDASKAPALYQYGCANGVYPCSGTNRVAINPLTGQQVGTSAQASVIVGTLVPNTGNALNGLHIPGTDIAKTYYKFPSLVLGPRWGVAWDVTGQQKFVVRGGGGIFYDRTQTQESYTVVNNPPTSQTVTVRYGYLQDLSATGLATVSPSALRTFEYTPKVPTALQWNGGVQMVLPWAMTLDASYTGSYAWNKWTSSQNINSIDIGAGFDPALQDPSSTTTGVAGSLVSTNPNQVRFYKGYGAITQITFNQWEKFHSIQISLQRRMRNHLAFGFVDTIQLYDRAKISDRFQHDYANRTVTDRTDQAQAQALLGNQNPSTHQMKVNFIYELPRMKTGGSLGQKILGGFVNDWQVSGIWTGITATPYTITPNYTSGGGNLNLTGSPDFAARVLVIGDPGQGCSSDPLRQFNAAAFQGPAVGSVGLESGNNYVYGCFQQSLDLSINKTISLGGRRNVQLRLDIFNAPNFGNITGRNTTMNLNSPSTPTTITNLPFDASGNVIDSKSKPRGAGFGVATGYQTARSMQFTARFSF